The DNA sequence GGCCTGAATATTCGAATGGAAGCGCGGAAGTCCAAATTGCGACTCGGGGTTAGGGGAAAGAAGAAGTGAGCGTTAAGAGAATGGCTATCAAGGTGGCAATTCCGGTACTGGCGGCTGCTGGGGTAGGAGCAGCCGCCATCGCCGGGTGGTCGGCGGACGCGCCCTCGGGCAACGGCAAGTCATCGTCGGCTGGCTTGGCTGGCCAAGCGGCGCCGGCCATGCCGCAGGCATACGTCGGGGATCCGGGAAATCCCGCGACGTGGAGACTGCCTATCGAGGCGTACATGCCGACCAGGGCGGAGACCCGGCTTATCAGCGGGGCGCGGGACAGTCTGATCGACGAGTGCATGAAGGGCGCTGGTTATGAGAAGTGGTCTCCGGCGCCGGATCTGCCTACTCTGGGCGGCAAGACGCTGACAGACTGGCGGTACGGGATCCACGACGCCGAGAAGGCAGCCGAGCGGGGCTACCACCCGGACGCCGCCGAGCAGAAAGCTTACGACGAGGCCCAATTGGTGGGGGCTGTGGATATCTCCGGCGCGGACGAGGGGACCCTGAGGGGCTGCGTCCAAGCGGCCGACGGACAGGTCCCTGCAGCGCAGCCGAATCCTTTGGTGCAAAAGATCAATGGCGAAGTGCACAAGAAGGCGGCCAAGAACCCGAAGGTGATTGCGGTGTTCGCCAAGTGGTCGTCGTGCATGAAGGCAAAGGGTTACTCGTACGAGAAGCCGATGGATGCCAATGACGACCCGCGCTTCTCCGACCCTTACAAGGTGACAGAGCTGGAGATCGCCACTGCGAAGGCCGACGTCGCGTGCAGGGACCTCCACGACGTCGAGAAGATCTGGTTCGATAGTGAGGTTCCGCTTCAGCAGCAATCCATCAAGGAGAACCAAGCCCCCTTGGACGGGGTGAAGGCGGAGAACAAGTCTGCGGTCGACAAGGCGTCCCGCCTCTAACCTCCGGATCGCATATTTGGCCTGAACGGACCTGTCGGATTCCACAGGCTGCGAGAGAGCCCAAAAAGCGGGGGTTGGACATTACGGACTCGACGGCGAATGGCGGAACGCTCATGTACCGCCTGATCGGCCGAAAGACTACAGGTACTCCATCAACCGACAAGTCACCAATCGTCGCGGCACCAAGCTGATGATTGTGCTCGGGGTCCCGTCGATCGCAGCGATGAGAACGGTCGGCTCGAAGTGGACGAGAGCTTGGTGAACCGGGTGGCCACCGCCCGGGAAGCCTGACTGCTCATAGCGTGCCGTCGTGAGCGCGGCCAGAGCGGGCTCCCGGGCTTTAAGACGTCGTATCTTATGGTGTGATCGTTCGTTGAACCGTGCATGACGGATCTGGTTGAGCGGCTGGTGCCGGACGAGTTGTGGGTGTTGTTCCGGCGGGTGGTGCCGCCGACGGAGGTCATACGTCCGCAAGGTGGCGGCCGGCGTCGAGCGGGTGACCGCGAGGTATTGGCCGCGATCATCTTCGTGGCAACCTCGGGCTGCACATGGCGGCAGCTACCGCCGGTGTTCGGCCCGAGCTGGCAGACGGTCTACCGACGCTTCGCCCAGTGGAGCCGGGCCCGGGTCTGGGCCCGCCTCCACCGCATCATCCTCGACGAACTCGGGGCCCGCGGGGAACTGGACTGGTCGCGCTGCGCGATCGATTCGGTCAGCATGCGGGCCGCAAAAAGGGGGCCTCTGACGGGACCGAATCCGACCGACCGTGGCAAGCATGGATCGAAAATCCACCTGATCACCGACCGGAACGGACTGCCGCTCTCGCTGGGCATTTCCGGCGCGAACATGCACGATAGCCTTGGTCTAGAACCGCTCGTGCGGGGTATCCCGCCGATCCGGTCCCATCGAGGGCCGCGTCGACGGCGCCCCGTCAGGCTCCACGGAGACAAGGGCTACGACTACGATCACCTGCGTCGTCGATGGCTCCGCAAACGCGGCATCCGCCATCGCATCGCCGCAAAGGCATCGAGTCCTCACAACGGCTCGGCCGCCACCGATGGGTCGTCGAACGGACCGTGTCCTGGCTCGCCGGCTGCCGTCGGCTCCACCGCCGCTACGAGCGCAAGGCAGAACACTTCCTGGCCTTCGTCGGCATAGCCGCAGCTCTCATCTGTAACCGCCGATTGGCCACCCTGCTCAGGGCCTGAGCCGGTTCTCCTGCACGTCGAAACAGACCAGTCCCATCGAGTCCGCCAAGTCCGCCGCGTAGGCCGAAGCTTCCTCGGCCCTGCTCCAGCCCATCCCGAAGTACATGAGCGGACCGCTTGCACTCTCGATCAACGGCCCGACCGACCAGGGCGAGGTCTCATCCTCGTCCTCGGTGATGTCGCACCACCGCTCCAGCAGCGCGGCAACGTAAGCAGCAATGCGTTCAGACGGAGGCTCCAGGGCCTCACCGTCGAGATAACGGTCGTGCAAGACGTTGAAGACGCGGCCAGCGGTCTTGCCGTCCGCCGGTCGCTCGCCTTCCCAGACAGCCAGGTCGTAGCTCATGCCCGGAGACTTTCACACCACGCTGACACCCATCTGGCCCGGTCATCAGCACCCGCTAAGGCCAAAAGGAACGACGTCTTAGCCCGCGGGGGCGGCCGAGGGGGCGGTGGGCTCGGTGTGCCGTGCTTCCGTCGCCGCGATCACCCTCTGCCGGGCCAGCCGCCGGGCCTGCCTGAGCTTCACGTCGGCCAGGAGGAGGGGGAGGTACCAGAGCCAGCCCCATACGCTGTAGGACAGCACCCCGCTCAGCACCAGCGCCTTGTTGGTGGCCAGGACCAGCCCGAACGTGACGACGTACGAGGCCACCCGGTGACGGATCACGAGCCGGAGCGGTGCCCGCCAGCGGCCGGCCAGCAGTTCCATCGCGGCCGTCACCTCGGCTGTCCGCAGGTCCTCGGGATGGGCGGGCGCCCGGCCGCCCTGCTCCAGTGCGATGGCGACATCGGCGCTGTGGGAGGTCAGAGCCGCCCGCTCGGCCCGCGCGGTGGACGTCTTCTCCCGCAGGTCCTGCCAGTAGCCCCGCCCGGCCCAGCTCAGCGCGTCCTCCACACGGGCCGCTTCGGGCGACCCGGGTGGCGCCAGCTCGGCGATCCGCTCCTTGAGCGGACCCACCTTGCCGCCGCGCCGCGGATGCGTCCAGTTGTCGGCCCGCAGGCAGAGCTCCAGGTACGAGACGAGCAGTCCGAGGTCGTCGGGCCACCGTGCGAGCCCCGCCGTGTAGGCCGCCTCCGCCTCCGCGTCGTGGTCGTCCTCGTCCTCCGCGGCGTGCGCGAGTCCGAGCCACCGGTAGAGCACCGGATCGGGGCCGAGCTCGGCCAGGCCGGATTCGGCCAGGGTCCGAACCTTGGTGAAGCCGCCCACCGCGAAGAGCTCCTCGCAGCGTACGGCGTAGTCGTCGTGTGTCATGGTTCCCGCCCCAGTCGATCAGTACGGTTACTTTCAGCCACACGAACCCGCTCGTCAAGGTCAGACCTGGCCCGTCCACGAAGAGCTCGATCCCGGTGATGAAGACGCTCTCCCGCGAGGCCAGGAACAGGGCCGCCGCGGCCACCTCCTCGGCGCCGCTCTGCGGGCGGTTGGACATTCCGATCCATACCGACTCGGAAGACACGCGCCGCTGCGGCAGTCGTGGTCGTGGAACTCGCGCGAGCGTTGATCCGTGGAGGAGGTGCTTGACCTGCTCGGTTAGGAATGACAGCTGCCGAAATTGACGGCCTTGGACAACGCCTGATCATTACGGAGCGTGAGGCAGGCCCTTGGGGTTACGAGTTGTTACGCACCTCGTAACCCCATGTACGACTCTGCCCGGAAACCCTCCCCGGCAGACGCGG is a window from the Streptomyces sp. NBC_01244 genome containing:
- a CDS encoding IS5 family transposase (programmed frameshift); protein product: MTDLVERLVPDELWVLFRRVVPPTEVIRPQGGGRRRAGDREVLAAIIFVATSGCTWRQLPPVFGPSWQTVYRRFAQWSRARVWARLHRIILDELGARGELDWSRCAIDSVSMRAAKRGPLTGPNPTDRGKHGSKIHLITDRNGLPLSLGISGANMHDSLGLEPLVRGIPPIRSHRGPRRRRPVRLHGDKGYDYDHLRRRWLRKRGIRHRIGRKGIESSQRLGRHRWVVERTVSWLAGCRRLHRRYERKAEHFLAFVGIAAALICNRRLATLLRA